Proteins encoded by one window of Nitrospirota bacterium:
- a CDS encoding PDZ domain-containing protein has translation MFEFSFKKLYLLNYFLGALILIASLLLVRSIVSTTLSKKQPRPAASESKMAVQKAASKKPLMYYSPILEKNPFGPPMTLSPIEVSEENAAQPSPLSNLILVGTVVGPKNLSYAIFEDKVQSPGKQEVFRYGTEVFNYGTLIKIEKSSIEIEQNSVISAIPLQDLPSASASAPEQSTESQRPSFAKKVGEKEYILDSRRVQQSLENPEKILTEARLLPNIKDGKQSGFKISEVVPGGIYQSLGLRNGDILLRINGLEISNAEVAMQAMTALKGMNSVNLDIIRNDQNMSMTYRIR, from the coding sequence ATGTTTGAATTTTCATTTAAGAAGCTTTACCTGCTCAACTATTTTCTCGGGGCGCTTATTCTAATTGCAAGCCTCCTGCTCGTCCGCAGTATCGTCAGCACCACGCTTTCAAAGAAACAACCGCGCCCGGCGGCTTCCGAAAGTAAAATGGCCGTGCAAAAAGCAGCAAGCAAAAAACCTCTCATGTATTATTCGCCCATCCTTGAAAAAAACCCTTTTGGCCCGCCCATGACACTCAGCCCAATTGAGGTCTCCGAGGAGAATGCGGCCCAGCCCAGTCCTTTGTCAAACCTCATCCTCGTCGGGACCGTGGTCGGCCCCAAAAATCTGAGTTACGCGATCTTTGAGGACAAGGTGCAATCTCCGGGCAAGCAGGAGGTCTTCAGATACGGCACTGAGGTCTTTAATTACGGGACCTTAATAAAAATAGAAAAGTCGTCCATTGAAATAGAACAAAACTCTGTTATCAGCGCCATCCCGCTGCAGGATTTGCCGTCGGCTTCAGCGTCAGCTCCGGAGCAGTCTACTGAATCTCAGCGGCCATCCTTTGCCAAAAAGGTCGGCGAGAAGGAATACATCCTCGACAGCCGGAGGGTTCAGCAATCTCTTGAGAATCCCGAAAAGATACTGACCGAGGCGAGACTGCTGCCAAATATCAAGGACGGTAAACAGTCGGGATTCAAAATAAGCGAGGTAGTGCCGGGGGGCATTTATCAAAGTCTTGGGTTAAGGAACGGCGACATATTGTTAAGGATAAACGGCCTTGAGATCTCAAACGCCGAAGTCGCGATGCAGGCAATGACGGCATTGAAGGGGATGAACAGCGTTAATCTTGACATAATCAGGAACGATCAAAACATGTCGATGACTTATCGCATAAGGTAG